One segment of Zonotrichia albicollis isolate bZonAlb1 chromosome 4, bZonAlb1.hap1, whole genome shotgun sequence DNA contains the following:
- the NFAM1 gene encoding NFAT activation molecule 1 isoform X1, which produces MIPNPKVIFLFLWLLQCGGGNVDVLQKPPIQVALLKEEISIPCKVIFPYMPKYTKFSISYYWINSLDQKTFIYSRVENIAIPSGEENKTAALAYDHRIMPLENTSSTGTYYCEVKWNDIKKMGKGVFVLIRDTGYINTSYSWEILVTLTVLLAVLSITATALLLWKRKVLCPRRNQPNILRQKAETQLPSASPPPLPPPVYDSLDVQQVDVYSSLENNTNNPSHRKNPPGKTPKKQESLEESSDTLYENI; this is translated from the exons ATGATCCCAAATCCAAAAGTCATCTTCCTGTTTCTTTGGTTGCTTCAGTGTGGAG GAGGAAATGTCGATGTACTGCAGAAACCTCCAATCCAGGTTGCCTTGCTCAAGGAAGAAATATCCATCCCCTGTAAAGTCATCTTCCCTTACATGCCGAAATACACCAAATTTTCAATCTCCTATTACTGGATTAATTCACTGGATCAGAAGACATTTATCTATAGTAGGGTGGAAAACATAGCCATTCCTTCTGGAGAAGAGAATAAGACTGCTGCCTTAGCTTATGACCACAGAATCATGCCACTTGAAAACACCTCCTCTACTGGCACATACTACTGCGAGGTCAAATGGAATGATAtcaaaaaaatgggaaagggaGTGTTTGTTCTTATTAGAG ATACAGGATACATAAATACCTCTTACAGCTGGGAAATCCTCGTTACCCTTACTGTTCTTCTGGCTGTATTGAGCATCACTGCAACTGCTCTGCTTCTATGGAAAAGAAAG GTGTTGTGCCCTAGAAGGAACCAGCCAAATATCCTGAGACAGAAGGCAGAAACACAGCTGCCTTCAGCCAGCCCACCACCACTACCACCTCCTGTCTATGAT AGCCTGGATGTGCAGCAAGTTGATGTCTATTCTAGCCTCGAGAACAACACAAACAACCCATCACACAGAAAGAATCCTCCAGGGAAG ACACCTAAGAAGCAAGAAAGTCTAGAAGAATCCTCTGATACGTTGTATGAGAATATTTAA
- the NFAM1 gene encoding NFAT activation molecule 1 isoform X2, translated as MPKYTKFSISYYWINSLDQKTFIYSRVENIAIPSGEENKTAALAYDHRIMPLENTSSTGTYYCEVKWNDIKKMGKGVFVLIRDTGYINTSYSWEILVTLTVLLAVLSITATALLLWKRKVLCPRRNQPNILRQKAETQLPSASPPPLPPPVYDSLDVQQVDVYSSLENNTNNPSHRKNPPGKTPKKQESLEESSDTLYENI; from the exons ATGCCGAAATACACCAAATTTTCAATCTCCTATTACTGGATTAATTCACTGGATCAGAAGACATTTATCTATAGTAGGGTGGAAAACATAGCCATTCCTTCTGGAGAAGAGAATAAGACTGCTGCCTTAGCTTATGACCACAGAATCATGCCACTTGAAAACACCTCCTCTACTGGCACATACTACTGCGAGGTCAAATGGAATGATAtcaaaaaaatgggaaagggaGTGTTTGTTCTTATTAGAG ATACAGGATACATAAATACCTCTTACAGCTGGGAAATCCTCGTTACCCTTACTGTTCTTCTGGCTGTATTGAGCATCACTGCAACTGCTCTGCTTCTATGGAAAAGAAAG GTGTTGTGCCCTAGAAGGAACCAGCCAAATATCCTGAGACAGAAGGCAGAAACACAGCTGCCTTCAGCCAGCCCACCACCACTACCACCTCCTGTCTATGAT AGCCTGGATGTGCAGCAAGTTGATGTCTATTCTAGCCTCGAGAACAACACAAACAACCCATCACACAGAAAGAATCCTCCAGGGAAG ACACCTAAGAAGCAAGAAAGTCTAGAAGAATCCTCTGATACGTTGTATGAGAATATTTAA